In one window of Chelmon rostratus isolate fCheRos1 chromosome 19, fCheRos1.pri, whole genome shotgun sequence DNA:
- the LOC121623247 gene encoding proteinase-activated receptor 3: MWKLQLLLVFTLCLGDSLQQEGRRRIKERGNSSEVFVPVPRTFKGDPVPEPSLVLVLNETQAPVSARSPPALESLSRSTAGYLGGPLSTRVIPVIYMLAVVVGVPANVAILCTLASKIRKVSSAILYCSLAVSDLLLLLSLFFKAHYHLHGNHWALGEAACRVVTACFYGNLYCSAQTLACISIKRYLAVVHPFMYKRLPKRMCTAWVSVGVWGVFGAAVVPELLIQQSYWLPELGLITCHDVLPLDYDSHSFLLYYYLLLTILGLLLPLLVTVVCYARIVCELNRSHHDWATYIQASSLVFAIFLLCFTPAALLHLLHQVQLFVDGGESLYVHFKVAACLCCLHACLDPFLFLLMSKSAGSALYFRPFKAKTLSVSF; this comes from the exons ATGTGGAAACTTCAGCTTTTACTCGTCTTCACTCTCTGCCTCGGCGACTCTCTTCAGCAGGAAG ggagaaggagaaTAAAAGAGCGAGGGAACAGCTCCGAGGTTTTCGTTCCTGTGCCCAGAACATTCAAAGGGGACCCGGTGCCAGAGCCCAGTTTAGTTCTTGTCCTGAATGAGACACAAGCTCCCGTTTCAGCTCGGTCCCCTCCAGCGCTGGAGTCACTAAGCCGCAGCACGGCGGGGTACCTCGGCGGCCCCCTCAGCACCCGGGTCATCCCCGTTATTTATATGCTGGCCGTGGTCGTCGGGGTCCCGGCCAACGTTGCCATCTTGTGCACGCTGGCCTCTAAAATCCGAAAGGTGTCCTCTGCCATCCTCTACTGCAGCCTGGCCGTCTccgacctcctcctcctcctctccctcttcttcaaGGCTCACTACCATCTCCATGGAAACCACTGGGCGCTCGGAGAGGCTGCCTGTCGAGTGGTCACGGCCTGTTTCTATGGCAACCTCTACTGCTCGGCCCAGACGCTGGCCTGCATCAGCATCAAGCGCTACCTGGCTGTGGTGCACCCCTTCATGTACAAACGCCTCCCCAAGAGGATGTGCACCGCCTGGGTCAGCGTGGGTGTGTGGGGGGTGTTCGGTGCCGCCGTCGTGCCTGAGCTCCTCATCCAGCAGAGCTACTGGCTCCCCGAGCTGGGCCTCATCACCTGCCACGACGTGCTGCCTCTGGACTACGACTCCCACTCGTTCCTGCTCTACTACTACCTGCTTCTAACCATCCTCGGCCTCCTGCTGCCGTTGCTCGTCACCGTCGTGTGCTACGCCCGAATCGTCTGCGAGCTGAACCGCTCGCACCACGACTGGGCGACGTACATCCAGGCCAGCTCGCTGGTGTTCGCCATCTTCCTGCTGTGCTTCACTCCGGCTGCgctgctgcacctcctccaTCAGGTGCAGCTGTTCGTGGATGGAGGGGAGAGTCTGTACGTGCACTTTAAAGTGGCGGCGTGTTTGTGCTGCCTGCACGCCTGCCTGGaccccttcctctttctcctcatgtCCAAGTCTGCAGGCTCCGCTCTTTACTTCAGGCCCTTCAAAGCAAAGACCCTCAGcgtgtctttttaa